Within Desulfonatronum sp. SC1, the genomic segment GAGCGGAAGCCCCACAAACACGCCATCTTTTACCGCCCGCGACTCGGAAAAATTATAACCATCGGTAGGCACCTGCCCCACAACTTGAGCACCGCATTTAAGCACGGCATCATAAATATCAGCAATACCATCCACAAAAGTATCGGGGTATGATTCGCCATCTCCCAATCCAAACAAGGCAACTCTTTTCCCATTCAGGTCAGCCTTTTTAAGTTTCGGCAGAAAAGACTCCCAATCGTCCTGAATATCGCCATATCCCCAGGTTGAAGTACCAAATATCAAACAGGAGAATTCTGTCAGATGTTCGGCAGCAGCATTGGAGATATCGGCAATATGCACATCACAACCAGTTAATTTATCTGCAATTGAGTGGGCAACCGTTTTGGTATTCCCGGTGGATGAGCCATAAAATATTGC encodes:
- a CDS encoding flavodoxin: AIFYGSSTGNTKTVAHSIADKLTGCDVHIADISNAAAEHLTEFSCLIFGTSTWGYGDIQDDWESFLPKLKKADLNGKRVALFGLGDGESYPDTFVDGIADIYDAVLKCGAQVVGQVPTDGYNFSESRAVKDGVFVGLPL